CAACACGCGCCAGTTCCTGATGGGGTTGCCCGCGAACAACGTCCTCCTGTGGGGAACCCGGGGGACCGGCAAGTCGTCGCTCGTCCGCGCCATCCTCCGCGAATTCGCCGGACGGGGCTTGCGCGTGGTCCAGGTCGACGGGGAGGATCTCGTCCACCTCCCCGGGGTCGTGGACGCGATCCAGGACGAGCCGTACCGGTTCATCGTCTTCTCCGACGACCTGTCGTTCGAGTCGGGCGACGCCAGCTACAAGATGCTGAAGAGCGCACTCGACGGCTCCGTCTACGCCCCTCCCGACAACGTCCTGATCTACGTGACGTCGAACCGGAGGCACCTGATCCCCGAATACGAGAGCGACAACCGGGGCGCGATGCTGGTCGAGGGGGAGGTCCACCACGGGGAGGCGGTCGAGGAGAAGATCTCCCTGTCCGGCCGGTTCGGCCTCTGGGTCCCCTTCCACCCGTTCAGCCAGGATCTCTACCTGGAGGTCGCGCGGATGTGGTTCGACCGGCTCTGCGAAAAGAGCGGACACCGCCTCGCGTGGACCCGGGAGGCACGCGACGAGGCGATCCTGTGGTCGCAGCGGAAGGGGGACCGGAGCGGGCGGATCGCCTACCAGTTCGCCTGCGACCGGGTCGGGCGGGCGCTCATGGAAGCACGCGGCGCAGGAA
The Deltaproteobacteria bacterium DNA segment above includes these coding regions:
- a CDS encoding ATP-binding protein — encoded protein: MIPDDELNGQWKRVLSSLETLLPKPAPPIDWSTCHAANWRRRSFSGFMEPVGSIEAIRLEDLLGIDRQKEVVLDNTRQFLMGLPANNVLLWGTRGTGKSSLVRAILREFAGRGLRVVQVDGEDLVHLPGVVDAIQDEPYRFIVFSDDLSFESGDASYKMLKSALDGSVYAPPDNVLIYVTSNRRHLIPEYESDNRGAMLVEGEVHHGEAVEEKISLSGRFGLWVPFHPFSQDLYLEVARMWFDRLCEKSGHRLAWTREARDEAILWSQRKGDRSGRIAYQFACDRVGRALMEARGAGTAR